A stretch of the Agelaius phoeniceus isolate bAgePho1 chromosome 1, bAgePho1.hap1, whole genome shotgun sequence genome encodes the following:
- the VAPA gene encoding vesicle-associated membrane protein-associated protein A — protein MAAAGALAKHEQILVLDPPTDLKFKGPFTDVVTTNLKLRNPSDRKVCFKVKTTAPRRYCVRPNSGIIDPGSSVIVSVMLQPFDYDPNEKSKHKFMVQTTYAPPNITDMEAVWKEAKPDELMDSKLRCVFEMPNENDKLNDIDASKSAPVLNTSKQDGPMPKPHSVSLNDTETRKLVEECKRLQAEIMKLTDENRHLRDEGLRLRKVAHSDKSGSPTALALRDNGSNSLPSLLVVIAAIFIGFFLGKFIL, from the exons GTCCCTTTACAGATGTAGTAACTACAAATCTTAAACTACGAAATCCATCAGATAGAAAAGTATGCTTCAAAGTGAAGACCACAGCACCTCGTCGATACTGTGTGAGGCCAAACAGTGGAATTATTGACCCAGGATCGTCTGTAATTGTTTCAG TAATGCTGCAGCCTTTTGACTATGACCCAAATGAGAAGAGTAAACACAAGTTCATGGTACAAACAACCTATGCACCACCAAATATTACAGATATGGAGGCAGTG TGGAAAGAAGCGAAACCTGATGAGTTGATGGACTCCAAATTGAGATGTGTGTTTGAAATGCCCAATGAAAATGATAAACTG AATGATATAGATGCAAGCAAATCTGCCCCAGTACTGAACACATCTAAGCAGGATGGACCGATGCCAAAACCACATAGTGTTTCACTTAATGACACTGAAACAAGGAAGCTTGTGGAGGAGTGCAAAAGACTTCAGGCAGAGATTATGAAGCTGACAGATGAAAATCGGCACCTGAGA gATGAAGGCTTGAGGCTCAGAAAGGTAGCGCACTCGGATAAATCTGGATCACCCACAGCTTTGGCCCTCAGAGATAATGGCTCTAATTCTCTTCCTTCACTTCTTGTTGTAATTGCAGCCATTTTCATTGGATTCTTTCTAGGGAAGTTCATCTTGTAG